From Campylobacter showae:
CCGGTCTTGGTGACCGCGAGCTAGACGGATACGGCCTGCTCGTCGGACAAGGCGTCAAAAATGAGATGATGGTAAATGAAAACGACAAACTCACGCTCATTTTTACTAAAAACGACCCGAGCGGCTTCGCGCTAACACCCAAAATGAAGCGCTTTGACGTCGTGAGCTCGTTCAGCTCGGGTCTTGTGGCCTACGATAAAAGCTATCTATACACGAGTGTCGAAGCGTTACGCAAGATACTTGAGTACGACGAGGGCAAATTTGACGGTATACACGTGTTTTCAAAGGATCCGTTTGCCGACATCGAAAAGATCTCGCGCGAGCTGAGGCTAGGACAAAAAGCTATCGGCTGGTGGCAGCAAAACGGTAACTTTTTCTCCGCTTTGGCACTTGAAAAACGCGCGCTTTTCATCGTTTTGATGCTCATCATTCTGGTTGCTTCGCTAAATATCATAAGCTCGCTGCTCATGACCGTCATGAACCGCCGCCAAGAGATCGCGCTACTGCTCTCGCTTGGCGCTAGCAAGGCCGAGATCAAAAAGAGCTTTTTTGCGCTGGGAGCCACGATAGGCGGAGGCGGGATAGTGTTTGGGCTCGTGCTAGGTCTCTTTGGCGTATGGCTGCTCGGTAGCTTTGATATCGTAAATTTGCCCGCCGACGTTTACGGTAGCGCGAAGCTTCCTATGGAGTTATCTTTGATCGACCTTGTTATGATTTTAGTCGGAGCGGTCGTTATCGTGGCGTTTTCGTCGTTTTACCCCGCTAAAAAAGCCGCGCAAATAAACGTACTTGAGACGCTTAGAAATGAGTAAAATTAGGACTTTAACCGATTGCTTAGCGGCGAGAGTTGATTTTAGATAGAGTCTCGGACGGTTTAATTTAAAATAAACACAGTCAATTAAAAAAGAGTGTCCAAATGCACTTTATAGAAGGTGTTATTTATTTTGGTATTTATGCTGTTTTTGTCTTGATTTTAACTTCGATATACGTAGTTTTCTTTGAAAAGACGGTAAAAGCAAAAATGCATAAAAGTGAAAATTTAGAGCGAGAAAAAGTGCGAAATATGCTAAAAAGGCATACCATTAGAAATTACGACAAAAAGCCGATTATCGTCAAAAAAAATCAAAACCACTTTTATAACTACGACTGTTTTTGTCGCGCTATCTTTGTTTTTGATTTGCAAAACAACCTTAAGCCAAAGCTCGACTCTTTTGACGAACATATCAGAAAAGTGGCTTTGGCTACCGGAGTTATCGGGATACTCGGGAGCGCGTATTTTTCGGTGGTGCTATTTTTTGAAAACAGAAAAAAAGATTTACACGAGGATATACGGCGACTATTTACTCCACGACTCTTACGGGTTAGATTCTAAATTTTTTAAAGCTCAGGCGGATCAAATTCGGCTTGAGTTTAATGATGATTTACAAATCGGCTACGGTTTTTACCCTACCCAAGGCGAGGCAAAAGACTATGTATCAGGCGGTAAAAATTTTAATGAAAAATACGAAAACGCTCTGGCCTTTCCGATAGTTTTTGCGCTAAAGCTTGTGTTTACGGCGATGTTTTTCGTGCTGAGCGCATTTAAATTTAAGAAATACTATATCTTTAAAAACGATAAATTCGTAGTTTCGGTTTTGGCAAATAGCGAGCTGGAAGACAGGTTTGGCAAGGTCGGATTTGAGATTTTAACCTTAATGCATATTGCATAATTTTATTACCGATTGCTAAATTTAATAAAATAAAAACCTAGCACTAGCAAATTTAAAAGCCGAATTTTAAGTAATCTTTTTCCGCCTTTTGAAGCTATTTAATATATAATGCCTCAAATTTAACCCAAATTTGGGAGAAAAATGACGAATTTCGAGTACGCGCGCCGCATTGCCGAGGCTGCGGGGCTGGATCTTGATTTAGATTGCAAAGAGATAGATCTGCAGGATAAGTTTTACGGGCTTTTTCAGTGCTTTATGCTCGAGGGTGCGGGCGTCGAGGTGGTGTTTGCGCCGCTGCAAAACGGCACCGAGCTGCAAGCGCGCATAATGCCGATATATGCAGTCACGGCGCAGTAGACGCGGGAGGCGTTTGATCGGGGCGCGGCGCCGGGGTATTTTTGCCCGCCGCAGGATCCGAAATTTGGTGGCGAAGCGCTGAAAAGCCTAGCTTTAGCGCACGTTCGAAATTTAAAAATTTTTGCCGAGTTTCTCGGCGATGACGAGTGATCGCGGCGAGGTTGTTGTTTTTACTCGCTAAATTTACGCTTTTAAAGGAACTAAATGCAAACGGATGCTTTTGGCTGGCTAAAATTTGAACTCTGCGAGTACTCAAGGCTCTACCGATGCGGAACTAAAAAAACGAGCAAATGCGCATTTAAAGGGCGCCGTGCATAAATTTAAAAGCGAGTTTAGCGAGGCGGAGCGGGACTACGCACTGGGTGAGCTCTGCTGCGAAATTTTAGACGAAAGCAAAAGTGAGCTCAAGAATCTAAAAAACCGCGGCAACGGCGAACTGCCGTTTGAGCTCGGAGAGCTAGTCGGCGAGTATCTAAAAGGGCGCTGCGACGCAGGCGAGATGCCGCATCTACGCTGGGCGCATCAGATTTACATGCGCGGTTTGCGGGAGCTTGATAGGAATGAGCTTTTGTGCCGTGCATACCGCCATGATCACTGCGACGCACGAACAGTGGAGCTATACTTTTGCATGTTACTAGACGCGCTAGACCGGGGGCACGTACCATTTTCCCGAGGGTTGCCTGATCGAGCGTGCATACTACGAGCAGCTAACCCGCGAAGCTCGCGACGTAAGAGAAAAACACGAAATAAGCGCGCGGCTAAATTTGAAATTTGAATATTTCATAAAGCTTTACGAGTGTTATTTTGAGTTTAAATCTCGCGGCGGCGAGGTTGATTTTTACGCGCTATGCAAAGAGGCGGGGCTAAATTTCGCGCCCGTAAAGTCTTTTTATTATGAGTAGCGAGCGGTTACTAAATTTGACTATAAATTTGAAACAAGCGCCAAATTTGTAGCTCAAATTTTGGCGTTTAGCTAGTCGCAAACGATACGCCGAATTTTAAAATTTAAGTCGCAACACATTAAATTTACTCTATTATAGCAGTTAAATCTTTAAACTGCGAGGTATAGATATGAGTGAAATTTCTTTCTATTTTGGAAAGGGACATTTCGTGCTCGAGACTACAAAAAAAGTTGCCAAGCCAAATCACGCCGGCTCGCTCGTTTTTCGCAATAAAATGAATTCCGTTTTATTTCCCATCAACTTTACCGCTAGGGATTATGATATTTTCTTTACGATCTGCTGGTATGCCAAAGAAATGGGCTATACCGAAAATAAAGGCTTTATCGATATGCCGTATTCCGAGCTTGCGCGTTTTTATGAAAAAGGGATAAATAAAACCAGATTCAACGACGAAATAAAGGTATTTATCGATAAGGTTTTGGGTCGCAAGGGTTCGGCGATTTACAGATCGATTACTCACACGGAAGACGATGAAATTTTGAGCGTCGGCGTATTTTTTACCGATATCGATACTTTTAGAAACAAGCAGATTCTTCGTTTCAGAATGAATAAGCGCGCTCTTGACGTCCTTTTTGGAACTCTTAAATTTATGAGAATAAATCTTTATGACTTCGTTGCGATTAGGGGTAAATTTGCAAAGACTTTATATCGACTCTTACAGCAATACGAAAACATAAAGCCCGATAAAGACGGCTTTAAATGCGTAAATTTTACTAGATCTGATTTTGAAAATTTTATGTCTGCGCCTGAGTGCTACGGCTCAAAAGATCTTGATTGCCGGGTAATTCAGCCGTCCATTAATGAACTAAATGAGAGCTACTTTAAAAAACTTATATTTGAGAAGCAAATCTCAAATAAAAACAAAAAAGAGGTTGTCGGCTACTCGTTCAAATTCATTTTGAATGAAAAAACGGAAAGAATAGGGGCTTAAATCTGCGCCCTCTGTCGCTTTGGGCGTATAACCTATCGCCCTCTGATCTCGTTCGTCGTTTATAGGGCTTCTAGGGACTTAAAACTATCTTAAAACAACTCGCATTCCCGGCACAAATAAATTGCCGGGTTCTGCGCTATCCTCTTATTCTCATCGCAATGTATTCGTCCGTATCTAGGTCATAGTTGTTCGCTTCGGCTTTAAACTGCATCAATTCGTCAAAAGTAAAAATATCTTTGAGCTCGTATGTGGCTAAAATTTTAACGTCCGAATACGTCAGGATGCTTACTTCTAGGTTCTCTGCGATTTGCCTGATTTTCTCTTTCTTGGCATCGCTTACGAATACGATATAATTTTTTATATGCTGCATGTCCTTTGGATCGTTTGGCTGTGGCGCCTCTATAAGCCCCATTTTAAACCGCACAAACTCGCTCATACTGGTGTTGAACCATTTGGCCTGATCATAAATTGTTATCAGCACATCGTCTTTTATATGCGGTATCGGCGTAGTCAGGGCTAGCTCTATAAATTTGGCTAGCGTATACGTCGGGTACTTTTTTCGTATTTTTACGGCCAGCTCCTTTGAAAATTTCGTTCCTATCGCCGCTTTGCTCTTTTTTGCCGGCGCTTCTTTTTGCGTGTCCGCCCCGGCTATAAATTCCTCCAGCTTGTCCGTAGAGTTGCTTGCTCTTTTAAAGTCCATTTTCTTCCCTTTTATTTTTTT
This genomic window contains:
- a CDS encoding ABC transporter permease, translating into MSLTKYLLFKYLRFDKTQPFIMLSALLAFLGVGVGLMVLIVAMAIMNGFDKEFERKLFTMNYPITILSAIRGNIDENDVSELKQKFPNLKFSPYIMTQVIIKGANSFEGGLLFGVNSPDEKQINSVVAAGLGDRELDGYGLLVGQGVKNEMMVNENDKLTLIFTKNDPSGFALTPKMKRFDVVSSFSSGLVAYDKSYLYTSVEALRKILEYDEGKFDGIHVFSKDPFADIEKISRELRLGQKAIGWWQQNGNFFSALALEKRALFIVLMLIILVASLNIISSLLMTVMNRRQEIALLLSLGASKAEIKKSFFALGATIGGGGIVFGLVLGLFGVWLLGSFDIVNLPADVYGSAKLPMELSLIDLVMILVGAVVIVAFSSFYPAKKAAQINVLETLRNE
- a CDS encoding replication initiation protein, yielding MNSVLFPINFTARDYDIFFTICWYAKEMGYTENKGFIDMPYSELARFYEKGINKTRFNDEIKVFIDKVLGRKGSAIYRSITHTEDDEILSVGVFFTDIDTFRNKQILRFRMNKRALDVLFGTLKFMRINLYDFVAIRGKFAKTLYRLLQQYENIKPDKDGFKCVNFTRSDFENFMSAPECYGSKDLDCRVIQPSINELNESYFKKLIFEKQISNKNKKEVVGYSFKFILNEKTERIGA